The nucleotide window TCCAAGGAGGTAGAAGGACGATGGCCTCACTGTGGACGGGGCCCCTGGTGAAGGGCCCCTGGTGCCCTTCTAGGGATCTGGAGGGGCCGAGGAGCCCATAAACACAGAGGGCGGGCAaggagggaagggcaggaggagaggggcagAGCTGTGGGGCGGAGGGAGGCGAGAGTACGAAGGGCCAACAGCTCACCTGGTAGAATCGGTTGCTGTTAACCTCAGCTGCACTGGGTGCATCTgggggtgtttttttcttttggccgtgccacgcggcttgcgtgatcttagttcctgaccacgGATTgacccctgggccctggcagtgaaagccctgagtcctaaccactggatgacCAGGAAactcccatgttttctttttttaaaaaattaattaatgaattaatttttggccgctttgggtcttccttgctgcgcgcgggctttctctagttgcagcgagcgggggctgctcttcgttgtggtgcgggggcttctcattgcggtggcttctcttgttgcagagcacgggctctaggcgcacgggcttcagtagttgtggcacgtgggctcatgGGCTcacgtagttgtggctcacaggctctagagcacaggctcagtagttgtggcgcacgggcttagttcctccgcagcatgtgggatcttcctggaccagggctcgaacctgcgtgccctgcattggcaggcggattcttaaccactgcgccaccagggaagtcccccccaccccgccccatgtTTTCTTAAACGCAGCTGTACTTCTGTCACTTCCCCAAGATTCCATTTGAGCTGTCCACCATTGTTTTGGATGATTTTTGTTATAATTTCTGCTTCTATCTTCCTTTCACTTCTGCCTCATCTCCTTCaatctcttatttttctatttcagcaTTTACTTCCTAAAAATGAGGACATTTGCCTATGTAACCACAATACTGTTATCACATCTTTGTCtgggctgctacaacaaaatatcacaggctgggtaacttataaacaacagaagtttatatctcacagctctgaaggctgggaggtccaagatcaaggcaccagcacgGTCGGCTGAgggctttcttcctggttcatagccagCATCTCCTTGCTATGTCCTcaggtggaaggggcaagggagctctgtAGGGTCTCTTTCATAACGGCACTAATCCCTTTCACGAGGCTTCCATTCTCATAACCTAAGCACCTCTCAAAGGGTCCACCTTCTAGTACCATCATCTTTGaaggttagggtttcaacatacgaattttggtgGAGGGCACATCCAGATCATAGCAACATCCAAGATATTTAACATTGGTACTAAAATATTATCTAATGTATATTCCATATTTAAATACTTGTAAATCCCCCCCAATTGTCCactataggtttttttttttttaaacatccagGATCCAAGCAGGAGTAATGTATCGCATTTGGTAGTTTTTCTCCAGTCTTTAGAATACTTCCTCTATCACAGTTGACTTTTTAAAGTCCAGGCCAGTTATTTGGTAGAGTATCTCACAATCCAGTCTGATTAATATCATGAGGAAATAATCAGGGTAAACATTTTGGTAAGGATGCTACATAGGTAATGTGGTATATTTCCCGTTACTTCCCACTATAGTACATACCTGGGAAGATGACTAAAAAAACGCAACCCAGTACTGTGGTACCATCCCTATAGATTTAAAGTTCTCCTAACAAATAGAAAGTGCAGTTGGGGGGCAGAGAAGATTGAGGGAGGCCACAGAATGAACGCCCTTTGGAGACAATCTTGGTTGAGTGGTGCTGGTTGAAACCAGATGGCCCTTGTAATCACTCAGGGGAGGCAGTGGACCTGTGGCTTCAGGGGAACAATGTCACTCCAAATAAACACATCATAAATAAAACGTGTGCCCCCGGTGTGGAAAACCCAGGTCCCACCCCAGGGCGAAGTCAGAGGTCAAGGTGCACAGGGACCTCGCCTGAAACAAGAGCAGCGATCGCCATAACCCTTTCTCTGCCCACACGTGAGCTGGTGGGTGGTGTTGGGCACTTCCTCTGAGCGATGCAGATCCACTAGAGCACATACAGGGATCAGGGTGGGGTGAAGATTTCAAAACTATATCTTCGGGgaattcctggtggtccagtggttaggactcggcgctttcactgctgagggcccaggttcagtccctggtcagggaactaagatcccgcaagccgtgtggtgcagccaaaaaaacccagaaaaaacaaaaaccatgtcTTCAAAAGCTGTTTGAAGGAGCCGGAATGTGTAGCCTGACTGCAAGAATTATCCTGGGGGACGTTACAGTGCttcattctctcatttatttcttagACAAACACTTATGACACACCCACTCTGGGACCAtgctgtgctgggctctgggagTGCCAGGGGGACAAACACATTGCCCTGCCTCCAAGGAGTTCACAGTCCTGTGGGGAACCAGCACGTTTGGGTACCTTCAAGTAGGCTGGCACTCAGAAGAGGAAGCCCTTTGATGATGTTTAAGACCCATGGGTGAAAGTTACCGGAAGTCAGACTTGAGTTCCATCCTATTAGACCTGCGCTCCCTAACGAGCTCCCTgaggtggggttttgttcctggtCACTGGAGTAGGTAAGCAGAGTGCCGGGGAGGACACAGGAACAGGCTTTTTTGTTCCACAAGTCATGTAAAGTCAAATTGCATGAAGAAATCTTACTTGAAGCATTCACTGAAGTTTTTCGCAAGAGAGTCCAGTATATGAAGATGTTTCATCATCTCCCTGATAACCAGGGATTGTCTAGGGCTGCTTGTCTGGAGATGTCAGAGATCTGTTGTGTCTCTTACTTTGAAAACAAGGGAGTTTTTGTCCCTTTTTATAGGTGGGAAGCCTGAGCCAGAGAAGTCATGTAACTTTCCAAAGTCCCACAGCACAGACGAAAAGTCcttggtggacttccctggtggttcagtggttaagactccgcgctcccagtgcaggggcacgggttcagtccctggttggcaaactaagataccacatgccacatagtgtggcaaaaaaaaaaaaaagtcctcggCCTCCTCATCCTGACCTTCCTTACCAGCTCAGTGATTCTCAAAAGCAGCAGCTCTGTTGCTGGCAGAAGGAACAGTAATAAGGAGCCCTGGGGCTCTTATTCCACTTTTCGTTCTAGCTCCAAGCCTTCTTCGTGGTGTCAGACGACATCATGGATTCATCCCTCACCCGACGGGGCCAGATCTGCTGGTATCAGAAGGTAAAGTGGGCGGGAAGGTAGCGGTGGGCATGGGAACAGGCCACGGGGAGATGGTCACGTGGAGCCTGTGGAGGTGTTCAGAGTTACAGGTTCTTGGTATGAGTCTAGGCCAAAGACTGATTGcttgtttttctgtgtctttgaCAGCCAGGCATAGGTTTGGATGCAATCAATGACGCTTTCCTTCTGGAAGCATGTGTCTACCGCCTGCTGAAGTTCTACTGCCGGGAGCAGCCCTATTATATGAACCTGATTGAGCTCTTCCTGCAGGTGTGCTGCAGACCAGGGCTCAGTGCCCAGAGGCTGCCCACAGTAGCCTTGGCCTCTGTAGGACATTCTCGTCTAGCTTGTTTCGGGACACAGGAGATACCTCGGTTTGCCTGGATGGGGAAGTAATTGAGGAAGGGAattggggagggtggtggtggcgAGAGGGGCTTCTGTGTCTCTGTGACTGAGGAGTCGTAAGGGATGGTGTGTGTGACTGGATGGGCCTTGAGTCTTgggcccctctctccctcctgctgtCTTTCTGACTGCCCAGGTGTCAACTGGTATGGGATGTAGGGCCCAAGATTTCAGGGTTCTCCAGCCCTGGAGAAAGCCCAGGTCATGGGCCATTTTCCTCTTCCTTAGAGTTCTTATCAGACTGAGATCGGACAGACCCTGGACCTCATCACGGCCCCCCAGGGCAATGTAGATCTTGGCAGATTCACTGAAAAGAGGTGAGGGACAATGGGAACCATATCTGGACAGTGAGggagggctggggcgggggcaTTATCCTTCTGAGGAGTTTATCTTCTCCCTGTGCTCAGGTACAAATCTATTGTCAAGTACAAGACAGCTTTCTACTCCTTTTACCTTCCTGTAGCTGCTGCTATGTATATGGTGAGTGAGCCTCCCCACCCTCGCTGCCTTGCCCATGTGGGCTTTTGGATAGGAGGCCACAGGGCAGACAACTTTGGACAGTCTGGTGCCCCCACTGAATGGCTGTGTGatcctgagcaagttacttaatctctctgagtctgtttcctcagctgtaagatGAGGATAAAAATCCCCACCCATGGAACTATTGTGAAAATTAACTGAGTGGTTAATATGAATGTGGATGGCCCATCAAGGGGGAACAATAAATCCTCCATCTGAGTACGGATAGGAGTGGGGAGGATATAATTCAGGCTGAGAGGGAGGAGACTGGATTCGGAGGTGGTCAGTGGGATTAACTGTCTGTGCTGACCTTCTCCAAGTTTCCTTTTTATCCTGAAAGAATTTGGAAATGGCGAAAAGATTAGGAAGAAGGATCAGTGACTCAGGGACTGAGCCTTGTGAGAGAAGAGATAGTCTGAGGGCCTCCAGAATGGACTCACCTCTGCCATGACTCACAGGAAGACCCAGCTAAAATAAGTGGGATGGGGGCTGGGCCATCAGTCAGGATTTCCTAGATCAGGGAAGCCAGGGATGTCTGAAAGGAGAGGACAGAAGATTTGGGGGCTGCACTGGGGCAAGACCTCGTGGAATGAAGCGGCCACAGGAAGATGAAGGTATCTCTGGTGTATGGCTTGTTAATCCCCTTTTCACTGTAGGCGGGCATTGATGGGGAGAAGGAGCATGCCAATGCCAAGAAGATTCTGCTGGAGATGGGAGAGTTCTTTCAGATTCAGGTAGGAAGGCATGAGGCACTGGCAGAGAAAAGGCTCCAActttcctctttccctgcctTGGAGCCTCTTCATTCCTCCTTTTCTGCACCTGCCCCCACCCAGGATGATTACCTTGATCTCTTTGGGGATCCCAGTGTGACGGGCAAGATCGGCACTGACATCCAGGACAACAAGTGCAGCTGGCTGGTGGTTCAGTGTCTGCAACGGGCCTCTCCGGAACAGCGCCAGATCCTGCAGGTGCCTGAGAGAGGGCTGTGGATCCCTGAGCTGCTGAAAAAGGGGATAGAGCAGTGGTTCTTCAGTGAGGGTGATTTTGACCCCCCAGAGGACGTTTGGCAGTGtcaggagacatttttttttgtcataacttggtgtgtgtgcatgtgtcacAGGTacttctagtgggtagaggccagagatgctgcccaACATCTTACAATGCATACAGTAGCTTTCCACACAAAgtattatccagcccaaaatttCAAATGTGCCAAGGGTTGGGAAACCCTGGactagaggaaactgaggcctgagccACTATCTGAGCAtttgggatggggatggggagggggaggttcAAGATCTTAGATACTAAGAGACACTTGAAACTGGAGGCAGGGATGGAGTGAATGGCATTGGAGATGTTCTGGAATATCTggatgggggaaggagaggggaccTGGAGGTGCTGGGGGGAGATTAATAAGCCCATTTTCCTGCCTCCAATCCTTCAGGAGAACTATGGGCAGAAGGAGGCCGAGAAGGTGGCCCGGGTAAAGGCGCTATACGAGGAGATGAATCTtcgggctgtgttcacgcagtaCGAGGAACACAGTTACAGCCACATTATGGGTCTCATTGAGCAGTATGCTgcgcccctgcccccagccatcTTCTTGGGGCTAGCAAACAAGATCTACAAGCGGAAAAAGTGACTTAGAGACTGTGAAGGTGGAGGGGGAGGCTCTCAATAAATTGTTGTCTAACCTGTGGTTCTTCTGTTCCTGCTTGTGCCAGCCAGGGGCGCAGCTCTGTCTAGAatgggcagggtggggggcagttGCATGGAAGCGAGGACCTCGGGCCTTGGCTTCAGGACCCTCTTGGGACTGAAAGCTTAGGCTGCATCAAAAGCCATTGAGCCGGGCCTGGTTGGGTGACACAGGCGAGACGTCAAGCGCTGGGGGCTGGGTCTGAGCCACGCCACGCCCATGCGTGAAGGGGCGCGGCTGCGCAGCGCTGGCGCCGGTtgtcccagctcccctcccctccagtctGTGCAGGCCGGGCGGGGACCCGAGCTGCGAAGGAGCAGACGCTGGAGCGGTTGCAGGAGGACCCTGGTGAGGATGGCTCGTCCTGTGGGTGTGGATGGACGGGTTGGGGCATGCGGGGTGGGGCAAGAGAGGTTAGCGGTAAAAAATGAATAGAGAAGGGGTGGGGTGGTAGCTGGATGATAGAGACAAATGGGGAGAGAATGGATAGATAGACGCGCTGGTTTTCGGAGCAGGGTGAACGTGCACCGTGGCTGGAGGCCGGAGCTCGGGGTCTGTGCCGGCTGGCCTAACTGCCAGGCGGAGTTGACATGATGACGGCTGCTCCGTCCTTTCCCCCACGCCCGCCCCTTTCCTGCATCAACCAGCCAAACGAGCCTCCCCACCACCCAATTTCAGAGCATCTGGGCGGGGCGTCCCTTGACCCCTTCCCCTGGGAGTGAGGGGCAGGCTGGGGAGCAGAGCCAGATTGCAGCAGAGAGGACCCGGAGTCCATTCTGGGCCCCATTCTTTTCCAAGCCCCTGCACCTCCAAGGAGATCGAGAGCGCAGCCGCATTCTCTGACCCTCCCCGCCCCATTCCTGGGGGGTTACATTCGACTCCACCTGCAAACACTGCAGCGGAAACTAATGGCCAGTCGATGTCTATTTGCATCTCATTTAAATATTGTCCAAGGCGCCTTTCCAGGCCTGCCCCAGCCGTCAGTCACCTCCGTGTCCTTCCCGCGGCCCGCTCCCTCACTGGCTGGGTTTCACCATCCCTGTCTTCTAGGGCTGCATCTGCGGTTGCCAGGTAGGTGGATGTGAGAGGCCTGCTCCTCATTCTCTAGAGGCCATCCCGTCGCCGCTGGCACCATGCTGTCCCCTCAGAGGGCTTTACTCTGCAACCTCAACCACATCCACCTCCAGCATGTCTCTCTGGGCCTGCACTTGTCCCGCCGTCCGGAGCTTCGGGAGGGGCCCTTGAGCACATCCCCTCCCCCAGGTGACACTGGGGGCAAGGAGAGCCGGGGCCCCTGCAGCGGGACCTTGGTGGACGCCAATTCCAACAGCCCAGCCGTTCCCTGCCGATGTTGCCAGGAGCATGGGCCAGGCCTAGAAAACCGGCAGGACCCAGCACAGGACGAAGAGGGGGCTGCCTCTCCCTCAGACCCGGGTTGCTCCTCCTCTCTCAGCTCCTGCTCAGATCTTAGCCCTGATGAGTCCCCCATCTCGGTCTActccagggacctccctggcaatGAGGATGTCCACCCTCAGCCCAGCATCATTCCTCTGGAGCAAGGCTCCTCACTGGCTTCTGCAGGTCCAGGCGCCTGCTCCCCAGACAGCTTTTGTTGCTCTCCTGATTCCTGCTCTGAAGCTTCCTCTCCACCTGGCTCTGGCCTGGACTCCAACTGCAATGCCCTGACCACCTGCCAGGACCTGCCTTCCCCAGGACTAGAGGAAGAGGATGAGGCTGAGGAGCAGGACCTCCCTACCTCTGACCTCCTAGAGGCTGATGATGGGAAAATCGATGCTGGGAAAACCGAACCCAGTTGGAAAATCAACCCCATTTGGAAAATTgacaaagagaaaactgaagctggCTGGAAAATCACTGAGAACAATAACTCTGATTGGAAAGTCAATGGGAATATTAACTCTAGCTGGAAAACTGAACCTGGAAAATTCGACTCCGGTTGGAAGACCAATACAGGAATAACTGATACGGGCTCCAAAACAGATGCAGGGAAAACTGATGGGGAATGGAGAAGTGACGTCAGCAAGGAGCCGGTGCCCCACCGGACAATCACGTCCTTCCACGAGCTGGCCCAGAAGCGCAAGCGGGGCCCAGGGCTGCCCCTCGTGCCGCAGGCCAAGAAAGACCGCAGTGACTGGCTCATCGTCTTCTCGCCAGACACCGAGCTGCCCCCCACGGGGTCGCTCGGTGGCTCCCCGGCGCCTCCCCGGGAAGTCACCACCTTCAAGGAACTCAGGTCCCGAAgccgggccccgcccccgccagtCCCGCCCCGAGACCCCCCAGCTGGCTGGTCCTTGGTCCCGCCCCGGCCCCCACCTCCACCCGTCCCTCCACGGAGGAAGAAGAACCGACCTGGGCTGCAGCCCATAGCAGAGGGGCAGCCCGAAGAGGGCAGGGCGGGGAGCCCAGCTGCTGGTGAGGAGGCCCCAGCCGCAAAGGAGCCGGAGGAACCAGGCCCGCAGGCCGGCGTTGAGGGTAAGAGGCCACAGGAGGTAGCGAGAGGAGGGCTGGGCTTTGGCCTCGCCCACACCTCCAAAGCTTCCAACCCGACCCCCTGTCTCCCCTCCATTCTGTGTCACCCATCCTTCCCGTCCCCTTCTACCAGGGAGCGCTCCGGGAAAGGGAAACGGGGTGGGTCCTTGGGTTACGGGACTAACTCTTTGCTCCCTCTTTCTCCCGCCCCTCCTTGCCTGGCTGCCCATCCCGCTGGCCTCCTTCCCCTCCGCACCTGCCCCGCCAATCCTGCCTGCAGCCAGTCCCCTCCCGCTCCCTCGGCCTCTGGTTTTCCGGTTCTCGGCTGACGGGCGCCCCCTGTTGGAGGGTGGGGGCGCGGCCGCAGCTGGGTCTCTGCTCCTGGCGCCTCTGGCCGGCTGGCCCGGCGCTGGGCTGCGGCTACTGGGGGCGCCGAGTcccccagaggagcagctgctgcCTGTCCGCCTGTCCCCGGTGGGGGCCTATTCGCCTCCGGCTAGGGGGGACCTGCCTTGCCTGGCCAGCCCTGAGCTGGCACTGCTGCTGTCCCCGCTCTTTCCCAGAAGTAGCACCTTCCCCGCCGCGGCTTCCCCACTCCGCCAGGTACCCGCCCCCCCGCTGCCACGGCCACCTCGTCCGCCGAAGGCCCCTCGCTGGACCAGGAGCCCACCGCCTCCTCCCAGGCTACGTAAGAAGGACCCGGGCCAGCCCCGCGGGCCACGCCTCAGGCGGGGCTGCCCCGCCCACTCCAAAGCCCCACCCATCCTCGCCCAGACCTATTCTGGGTCCTGCCCTTCAACCTGGGCAGATTCTAAGTTCATTGGTACTGGGGAGTCTGGCCCTGCTGGCTCCCTGTACTGGGCAAAGGTTGCTGCTTTTTCCGCTTCGTGGCCCGGCCACTCTCCCTCGAGGCCCGGGCATAGTGGATACGGGCTTAGCAGGCTTTCATGCGTTTAAGGGAGTCCCAGCAAGTCCATTGGTAAGGACCTTGGGTCACACCCTCTGTGGAATTCTCTGGCCAGTGCAGTTCGAGCCTGATCCCCACCTTGCTCGGGAAGGGTAAAGGGTGAAGTTCGCTGAGCTCATTGGCTGAGGGGGTTCTGGTCACTCCTTCTCCATGGGGCCAGCCCCACGTGGGCTGCAGCGGGCACCCTCCTCCGAGATGCTGGCGCAGGACCCCGGTTTCCCCTTTCCGGCGCCTTCCAGCCTCCCAATCCTTGGGTCTCCTCTCCCCctgtctctcctccctttcccGTCTGTCTGTCTTTCCATTGGTCCAGGCTCCCCACGTGCTCCTTGGGTCCCTGCAGACCTGACAAGGGCCCCAGGCGGCGGGCACAAtgctgcccctcccttccctcgcCCTGTCATCTCCCGCCTTACAGGCCTCTGCCTGGCAGGCGGGAGGTGAGCGCGGCTGCCCCACCTCGGGACTTCCGGGATCGAGGAGCTGGGCGGTGAGGAAGGGAAATAGGAACCGGGAAGTGGGGAGCAGGATGGCAGTGCTGAGATATGTGCAGGATTTCACTCTGGGAGCCCGGGTCGAGCTGCCGTATGCTCCACCCAGCTCTGTGCTCCCTTTCCCAAGACTTCAAGGGCAGGGATGCTGCAGACCCGCGGGAGATGACCCGtgtggaagcctggagtccttGAGGTAACCCCTGGTGTCACTGCGTTCTTCCCTTACCCCAGTCCGTAGTTCCTGGTCGTTCACCGGCGTCCCCGGGGACCAGCGACTGTGGATGGCAGAAGCCCAGAGTGGGACTGGCCAGCTGCAGGAGCAGAAAAAAGGTAGGACACCCTGACTTCCGACCCTTGGTTTGGGAATCAACTTCCCCTCGCTTTAGGCCCTCCTCTCTCAGGGTCAAATTGTGTAAACCGGGCTCTCCAAGTCCCTTGGGGTTTGCCTAGGGAGAGACAGGGGGCTTTGACgcttcttcccttccctggcccccacccaggtCTCCTGATAGCTGTCAGCGCTTCAGTGGATAAAATCATCTCGCACTTTGGGGCCGCCCGGAACTTAGTGCAGAAGGTGAAGGTGCCTGTGGGAAGGGCGTTGGGGTTGAGGAGGTGAATGTAGCTCTGAGGTGCAGGAGCAATCGGCGGGGAGAAGGCTGGAGGTATCTCTGGACCCATGCCCATTGCACTGCCTCCAGGCCCAGTTGGGGGATAGCCGTCTGAGCCCAGATGTGGGGCACCTTGTGCTGACCACCCTTTGTCCGGCCCTCCATGCCCTGGTGGCCGACGGGCTGAAGCCTTTCCGGAAAGACCTCATCACTGGGCAGCGCCGGAGCAGCCCCTGGAGCGTGGTGGAGGCGTCTGTGAAGCCAGGTGAAGGGGGAGGAGTGTGGGGCTGGGCGGGCGGGGGCAGGGACTGGGGCAGGGACTGGGCCTAGCTGACTGCGCCCTGTGTCCTCAGGCTCCAGCGCCCGTTCCCTCGGAACCCTGTATGGCCAGGTCAGCCGTCTGGCCCTGCTAAGAAGCAGCCGTAGCCGCTTCCATGCCTTCATCCTGGGCCTCCTCAAGTGAGTGGCCTTCTTTCTGGCATCCCTCCCATGGCCTGGAGATGGCAGGAGTGTCATGGGTGGGACACATGGTGGGTGCCCCATGTCCCCAGAGAAGGCCTTCCCTCTTCCAGTCTCATCTCCCATCCTCCACCCACAGGGGGCTGGAGTCCTCCACCTCCTTGAACTtctgttccctcctctctcccccagcaCTAAGCAGTTGGAGCTGTGGTTTTCCAGTCTCCAGGAAGATGCAGGTCAGAGGCTCAGATGGGAGAGGATGGGGGTGCTAGGCTGGGGCCGGTGGGGGAAGGGATCTCTTCTGTTGGTTCCCCCTGGTGCCAGATCTTACTACTCTCTTGCTTAAAACTCTTTCAAGGAGTCTTATTGTCCATAGGAGGAACGACCCAAATCCTCACCGTAACCTCCAAAGTCTTGGTTATCTGGCCTCTGCCTTCTTCTGCTCGCTGCCTTCAGGTCTGGGGCTTTCCCTGGTCCTGTGACAGTCTTCCTTTCCTGttcttcctgccccagggccctaTTTTTACTATCCCTCCACCTAGAATAGGGcttcctgcccctcctgcctcctcaTTAACTTTCATTCATCCTTCGGGTCCTTCTTCAGCGAGGCTCTACCCCCAACCTCAAACTAGGCTAACTCGCCCCCATTCCACACCCCGCTCGCCCATTTTGCTCCCATGGCCCTCAAGTCCTCCTTTTCGTTATAGATTTGTCACCACACGTTCTACGTGTGTCTCCCTCTCTAGGCCGTGGTTCCACACAGGCGGGGATGTGGCAGCTCTGCACCCCTCCGTgtccccctctctctgccccagtgCCCAGCATAGTAAGAGGCCTGGGAGGATGTTCGCCGATTGGTGGGCTGATGCTCTGGACTAGGCCCAGAGCAGGGGCTGATGTTAGCCTGCTCTTTCCCAGGCCTGCTGTCCCTTCTGTACCTGCCCACCGGCTTCTTCTCCCTGGCCCAGGGCGGCTGCCCCTCCTTGTCCACGgagctgctgctcctgctgcagcCGTTGTCGGTGCTCACCTTCCACCTGGACCTGCTTTTTgagcaccaccaccacctgcccctGGGCCTGCCTCAGGCCCCTGACCCCCCAGGCTCGCCTCCAGCCCTGCAGCAGACTGTGCAAGCCATGCTGCACTGGGGGGGTCGGCTGGCCCAGAGCCTCCGGGGGGCTTCTGGGGAGACCCCTCCAGGCCCTTCGGCCCCCTCAAGCCCGCCTACCCCAGGCAGCTGGTGGGAGCAGCTGACCCAGGCTTCCCGGGTCTACGCCTCTGGCGGCACCGAGGGCTTCCCTCTTCCCCGATGGGGATCGAGGCATCACAGGACTGCAACTGAGGTCGCACAGGAGAGGTCCCTGCCCACAGAGGAAGCTGCACCAGGCAGAGGCGTATGGCTGGGGAGACTGTTTGGAGTGCCTGGGGGCCTCACAGAAACTGAGAGTGGAGCCCCAAAGTCCAGGTAATGGGGTTCCTGGTCCTCTCCATGACTTCTGATCTCCTCTCAGAGCCCTCAGTCACcccaatttgttttttttttttggccgtgccacacaggttgtgggatcttagttcttggaccagggattgagAACCTGggacccagcagtgaaagcgccgagtcctaaccactggaccagggaattccctcagtcACCCCAATTTGAAACTCAGTAGGGATCCTTTAGGTCAGAGGTTAACAGTCTGGCTTTTCTACAGCCCTGAAGTAAAAATGGTTATATTCTTAAGTCGTTAAGTTTTAACAGTTATGTAAATACCTGCGTAATATTGTCCATTTTGCCTCTTGGCCCTCAAAGCCAAGAATACTTTCTGGccctttagaaaaaaagaaaaagttcgcCAACTCCTGCTCTAGGTTTTGACCATTGGTAGCTCTTTAATGGCTTCAGGTACTCTCTAGTGACCCTCTGGATCTAAGCCTGCTGGTTCCATAGGTCCCTTTGTAGTTTTTGGTGTTGTAGACGTTCGTTGTCACCTCCCTAGTCACCCTAAAGGTAACTGTCCCACAACTGCCACTCTGCCGTCAGCAGTGACCAATCCTGACCTCTTTTGAACCACAGTTGCGTCCCTcagcctcttcctccctccaaaGTCCTGGGTACTTGGGTTCTTTTTATGGAGGTGGGTTGACCTCTGTGACCCTGCATCCTTTCCTCCAGGAGACCATCCAGCTGGCTGCCCCCGACAGTGAGTGTGTTGGCTCTGGTGAAGCGGGGGGCACCTCCCGAGACTCCCTCTTCTCCTAAGGAACTTGAGGTCTCGGCACCCAGCACAGCGCAGACCCACAGGTAAGGAGGGTCGGGGAGAAAGTGGTGTGCGTGTTATacctatgtgtttttctgtcttcacaGAGTGGATGGGAGGCGGTGTAAACGGCCTTGGGCTGTAAAGTCAGTGCTTGGTTTGCGTTGCATCTTTGCTATTTATTATTGGTGTGACACTAatttctctgaaccttagtttctttctctgtaaaaagAGGATAATTTATACTTTTGTTATGGTTGTCATGAAGACTAAACGTGCTTTTATTCAATATAAAAGCATTTGGCACACAGAAGGTGCCCGGTTAGTGGTAACTTTTATTATGTTATGTGTATACGAATGCACACGTGTGTCCACTGGGGCACTGTTCTTCTCTTTAGAGGGGTCTTCTAATTTGGTATGAGGGGCTGCGTTGACTTTAGGGTCTGGCTTCGGTTCTCTCAATCCATTGAATTAGGCTTCTTGATTTTCCATTCGATTACTTTTCAGGTACTTACTATGTAC belongs to Pseudorca crassidens isolate mPseCra1 chromosome 2, mPseCra1.hap1, whole genome shotgun sequence and includes:
- the RUSC1 gene encoding AP-4 complex accessory subunit RUSC1 isoform X7 codes for the protein MLSPQRALLCNLNHIHLQHVSLGLHLSRRPELREGPLSTSPPPGDTGGKESRGPCSGTLVDANSNSPAVPCRCCQEHGPGLENRQDPAQDEEGAASPSDPGCSSSLSSCSDLSPDESPISVYSRDLPGNEDVHPQPSIIPLEQGSSLASAGPGACSPDSFCCSPDSCSEASSPPGSGLDSNCNALTTCQDLPSPGLEEEDEAEEQDLPTSDLLEADDGKIDAGKTEPSWKINPIWKIDKEKTEAGWKITENNNSDWKVNGNINSSWKTEPGKFDSGWKTNTGITDTGSKTDAGKTDGEWRSDVSKEPVPHRTITSFHELAQKRKRGPGLPLVPQAKKDRSDWLIVFSPDTELPPTGSLGGSPAPPREVTTFKELRSRSRAPPPPVPPRDPPAGWSLVPPRPPPPPVPPRRKKNRPGLQPIAEGQPEEGRAGSPAAGEEAPAAKEPEEPGPQAGVEVRSSWSFTGVPGDQRLWMAEAQSGTGQLQEQKKGLLIAVSASVDKIISHFGAARNLVQKAQLGDSRLSPDVGHLVLTTLCPALHALVADGLKPFRKDLITGQRRSSPWSVVEASVKPGSSARSLGTLYGQVSRLALLRSSRSRFHAFILGLLNTKQLELWFSSLQEDAGLLSLLYLPTGFFSLAQGGCPSLSTELLLLLQPLSVLTFHLDLLFEHHHHLPLGLPQAPDPPGSPPALQQTVQAMLHWGGRLAQSLRGASGETPPGPSAPSSPPTPGSWWEQLTQASRVYASGGTEGFPLPRWGSRHHRTATEVAQERSLPTEEAAPGRGVWLGRLFGVPGGLTETESGAPKSRRPSSWLPPTVSVLALVKRGAPPETPSSPKELEVSAPSTAQTHRAVRALCDHNAAGPDQLSFRHGEVLHVIATVDEDWLHCGKDGVEGLVPVGYTSLVL
- the RUSC1 gene encoding AP-4 complex accessory subunit RUSC1 isoform X8; translation: MLSPQRALLCNLNHIHLQHVSLGLHLSRRPELREGPLSTSPPPGDTGGKESRGPCSGTLVDANSNSPAVPCRCCQEHGPGLENRQDPAQDEEGAASPSDPGCSSSLSSCSDLSPDESPISVYSRDLPGNEDVHPQPSIIPLEQGSSLASAGPGACSPDSFCCSPDSCSEASSPPGSGLDSNCNALTTCQDLPSPGLEEEDEAEEQDLPTSDLLEADDGKIDAGKTEPSWKINPIWKIDKEKTEAGWKITENNNSDWKVNGNINSSWKTEPGKFDSGWKTNTGITDTGSKTDAGKTDGEWRSDVSKEPVPHRTITSFHELAQKRKRGPGLPLVPQAKKDRSDWLIVFSPDTELPPTGSLGGSPAPPREVTTFKELRSRSRAPPPPVPPRDPPAGWSLVPPRPPPPPVPPRRKKNRPGLQPIAEGQPEEGRAGSPAAGEEAPAAKEPEEPGPQAGVEVRSSWSFTGVPGDQRLWMAEAQSGTGQLQEQKKGLLIAVSASVDKIISHFGAARNLVQKAQLGDSRLSPDVGHLVLTTLCPALHALVADGLKPFRKDLITGQRRSSPWSVVEASVKPGSSARSLGTLYGQVSRLALLRSSRSRFHAFILGLLNTKQLELWFSSLQEDAGSWWEQLTQASRVYASGGTEGFPLPRWGSRHHRTATEVAQERSLPTEEAAPGRGVWLGRLFGVPGGLTETESGAPKSRRPSSWLPPTVSVLALVKRGAPPETPSSPKELEVSAPSTAQTHRAVRALCDHNAAGPDQLSFRHGEVLHVIATVDEDWLHCGKDGVEGLVPVGYTSLVL